CAATAAGCATATTAAGATGGAGTGTCTTAAACCTGTTTTACTGTAtatgtgaaataatttattagtatcaGACATCATTTGTGTAAACATAGTTCTCTCAGTATGATTATCAATAAACGATGCCCCTACAGTGGAAGGATGACAGCAATGGTGAAGTGCTCATTGTAGGCGTGCACAATAGCACCACAGAAAAAAAGgtaagattaaaattataacacatttaACACATTATAACTCACTTAAATGAGAGAAAACAACTTTTATTTACATAGCatacgtaaatataaaaattgaatattatattttaaattaaataataaacattgataTTCGTATGTCGTAAAGGGATATCCAATAGAGTAATAATAGTTATcctcaggggcggatttacccataggccaccaaggcactggccaagagcgcaatatttttgggggcgcaattttttagttcatttttactttttcataatttcataattctatttacctaaatttatattgtatatttttttttttcgtatacaacttgcatgaaactggagaatggctcacgtagtcacgtcacagtaacgttttaatttataagctataataaccttgccatttgagtttaatcctgtgaccagcgcgcgccgccaccgctagaggttcgacatcgacactcgacgaggcagttgcctatgttaatgcatgggagatggtatacCGGTGTGCAGCGTAAAcccgtacaatattgtgaatggcgcatgcgcaaaatgccagccaaggcggtcaaatatactgccaCGGGCCGCTaagtacattactacattgtatatagcccctctactagctaggtgggggacagctcgcacagtgcttagtggaatgacccgcctcaccccgcacccggcaccacaattagaatttttgaaatcaggtgtcttgataaagtaattagtaataataaatattgcgacgacgcgcgacgctggcactgtcactcgtctcctgcatagtgcataccgctcagaaatttgctaatcgattacgattatagagactagagtgctcagataaatcaaggcgcaaaatgatttaattattgtacaagtgtataaATGTACAGTATGTActtatgcaaaattgtattaatatttatttgtttagttggtatgtataaatataaaaaatacctaaatacaatttttatagtattgttttagttcatggaacattactccccccccccccccccccgtgggagcatgccaatgtacggggcgctagtgttgtaatgcctaggggcggaaaaatggtaagtcctcCTTTGGTTATCCTCCAACCACTGTTGTAATAAaacaacttattatattatattcatattttagataCTCGTACTACCTACTGCAATAATACTTATGTTGTATGCTACCTTCCAAAATAGTATATTGCATGGCCATATCCATAttcctttttagtttttaccgtatgataaattataggtaattgatCAGGCATCAAAAGATAAATACCATAATACAACCATAAAAACTCATTAAGTATAGTACACAAAAATTTCTACATTGctaggtacattaatttatatttagaagATATGAGTGAAAAAATCAATGGGTACAGagattcaaacaatttaatgtttatggagactaatgtagtaatattattataatattatcagcaataaaattaatcactaaataaccttataaattataatttataattattcagtaaataacataaataagatGCTAAAAATTTCGGTGAGCAGCTAAAAAGACAAGTAGTTCCAAATTTTatgattacaaaaaatataaatacaaacctGTTTATGAAGTTTACTAAGTTCTTTTTGACTTGGTtttgtattaaacaaattttttggaGTCGCTGAttctgtattattaaaaaatttcaatactCTTTGGCATTTTTTGACTGGTTCTGTTCTAGTCATTTTTGATGTCTGTTTATCCTCTTGGTCATCATCACCAAATAATTTTGCACTCAAAGGAGCAGCACTccatctataaaattataaaaatgaatatttttttaaataatttgtcaacattaaatatattcagtTTTTCATGTTGtgtaatcatatttattagtaggtaaacataataaaattgaaagatgagctatgtaaaatattatctcaGATACATAATGAcgaaagtattattatattatagtctgcaTCAAACGAACTGGTGGTTGATGATCCTGCCTTCAACCCACACTAAGCATCGAAACAGTATATTTTAGGCAACATTCATGCACAAAAACAGGATTCTTACAGGTATAGCacgtaaaattgaaataaatttgtaCTACTAGTTGTAGAACGCCTCACGATGGGCGGAGCAACCGACCACCACTTAATTTGTAAAGCggactatagtattattactagCATtggcgttattattattatcattataactaTAGTACAGTAAAACTTTGCTAAGACGGAATCACTTGGGGCTGTCCAATTTTTCTGTCTTATCGGAGTTTCTGACTTGACAGGATTCACATTCATTATGTTGTATTTGAATCAGgactaaaaaatattgtctgTGTTACCAGGGTTTCCGTCTTACAGAAGTTTTACTGTATCTCACCTATTTTCTATTCTAtcaatatgtgtatattttagattctgagcggagcgagggagctattgtttttacaatagtgtttatttttatttttattttttatttttatatcctgtatacaaaatttcttccagaaggagtgtttcgatttcaacatataataccttatcttttagcaaattggatcaagatggtactttagagaggtaatttttggattttctcaacagttatttaatgccacgggaaaaccaccggaaaattacgaaaaaacgctaaaaatgggattttaatttctaacgctttgtttatcaccatagaaatgaataaaaaattataatattttaatattaattcaacttacatgacaaaataaataacaaaatataaaatatctagactgtcaaaccgtctccgctcagaatcgtttttaacattgagttaataatttgtttattacattttgctttcttaaattaaatgttaaatatatttaaagagtaagttttataaattattaccttttAACTGGTGTAGTATTTGATGTATCGCTACAAATTGAAAGAGCACTAAGAGGAGATGACTCTTCAGAATTTGGATTTTGACTATAACACACACGTTTTCTAGAACAATACATTTCAGGACTTTGAAATAGTGCTCTTTTATGACTAATTGATCTTCTGTCGGTTCCATTTCGATTTTCAAGATAACTTTTCTccaatggttttatattttccctttttagttttctttaaaaataataaatgtaattaatattaaatatgtcaataaattattatattccttaCCCTGGCACTAAAATTCGACGTTTATTTTCAATAAGAGCTAATTTTGCTTTAGCCTCTGCTAATATTTGAGGTTTTGAGACCGGTTTTCTTCGAATTAATCGTATATTTTGTTCAACAGGCTTAACTTGTTGGATGACTAATCCACGTTCTTTTTTAGGCTGTGGCGTTAATCCTGTGTTCATGAGAGATTTTGTCTCGTTTGAAACATACCTTTGTTGGTACTTTGTTTCCAGTAAAGCCATTTCTGCCGATTTGCTATCAATGTTATAgctgtaatataaaaacaaatttaaaaaaggtattgATTTTAGAGTTTTTCACATTTTACTTACTAAACATCAAAACACTGGACATTAGATACTTCTGGCCAAGGCCAATTAATTGCACggtcaatattttttagttctttTGTTTCAGGTTTCTTGGttagaaaatttgatttttcgtGTTGATACCATCTATCTAGTATATCATTTACACTCAGTCGACAAGTAGTTACTTTTGGCGGAGGAGGTAAGACATtggataaatcattttttaatttagttattatacgatctctgttttgaaataataaagacTGATACTCGTCTTCATAACTGACTGTACTAGTTAACTTTACAACACAATCGTTcgcatctaaaaataaaaatatttaacatcattataatattagtttaaataaaatttaactatcaCCACAATGAcagaaataatcaaataatgtaGTTCATgagttcaaaacattttatgtattttgttgcATTTACgcttaaataaaaagtataaaaagaatttaaatcctcgatacaataggtattatcatggaattattattctaaattaatattctataactaataatacaaacaacttTATGATCAACTTATGACTCAAAGTTGATAAAGATAACATATAccaggtgattattttatcattgaacactcattatgtTCAAAAAGtgttaacttttttgaaaatatttttttacatagttNNNNNNNNNNNNNNNNNNNNNNNNNNNNNNNNNNNNNNNNNNNNNNNNNNTTCACCGcacatctaaactttgaatatttataactcataaactactcaacCGAAGTTCGATTTTcgtgtatcaaaatactaagaaaaatattctgctttggaatataaaattaaaacctaatgttgtcattcaaaaaagtaaaaaacttaaaaattttaaggataaaaaatatttaaaactataattttttaagaaaaacgttgttttataagcgacttgaaactatgtaaaaaaatattttcaaaaaaatttacactttttgaaataatgagtgttcaatgataaaagaatcacccggtatataatttaaaattgatacatttcaataaacatacattttattgaatttttaattactaaaacaTTAAGTGGATGTCTTACCCACTCGTGTTAGGTATTTCCATATttctgtacctatacctacttcgataccatatatttttgattattcttattatgtattaatactcatacctaagtataaatgatttattttaggtttaaatggtttaaattataaatataaaccgtataaagtttaattatttgttttataattcataattgggtaaaaaaataaacttaagattaagtttagtatttaatataagtataatacttataaaataaacatcttgacaaacataatattatatagtagaatCACGCTAATTCGGTCTTCGCTAGTCCAGACATCTGGTTAATTCAgacaatcaataatttatattgtgaatgaatatctgtatatatatatatatatatataggtatacacataaatacttatacaaaaaCTATTTAGAGGAAGAGGTAAAAATATTGggatataatgtaataaatgcTTCTGATTGAATAGATACAATTTAAAGGGATCCTATAAATTTATACCCAGGGTCAAAATGCACTTTGATAACACCTTTTcacaatttcaattaataataaattatagcaatagactattaaaagataaacattgaattcatcattatatagttatagaagTCATTTATGttacattgtattttatgtaagtcgttatgattaattattcattagttatcaacattttaccattttacactacataatattactgatACTAGCTTAAAACCTTCAATAAattctaggtacctatttacacCAATAAAAATCAGTAAGTTAATTAAGCTTAGCCATAAGTGattctaaatattacaaatacatctcgtgaaaaaattaaaacctactactaattaataggtacttataaatgtGATTAATAATTAGTGGAAATAtagtgcattatattttattaagcaatataaggtacttaatataattttaaaaatgtataaaacaatatatggttttataatacaatgtttatatattcagaatttattttaataaataagaatgtaTCATACTCTGAAATGTCAGTAGATAGAATTttgcacataaaaaaaatgagaattttgattgggtaaaactaaaataaattatttgttaatattaaataatatgtagtttcaTTGTTAAACGTTGGGTTTAATAAAAgtaacagtgaaaaaaaaattatttattatcatttttatataatatactcgataATATAGTTACTGATTATTAGATATTGAAAATTTGGAATTCactttcaaacatattttgtactttagTTCACCCAATACTAGTATCAACAATCAATATACAGTTGTGAAAGTTTATTTTTGCGATGATAATGCAATCAAATTAACACAGAAATACATTGATGGATGAAGATAGCCTTGCTTGTGTTTCaagatgatattaaaatattcttacactttgcttatacatttttataattccccaatcaccaaaaaaaaatattcttaggtTCCAATTCCGACAAACATATTCCTCTGCATATTCCTGacatatgaaatttttttaatactgtttaCAAAACTTACCACACTACCCAAAAGTGGTTTGTTACCCCTGACTTTAACTATAAACTTGTTGCAAAAGAAGTCTTTTCCATGTCCCTatgcacaaaataaaaacttggaCATGATATTCATAttgaaaattaacttatttaaaaacaatttgcaGAAAAAGCAGAACATTGTCTATTTATCAAAttgacaaatttaataaaatgatttttcaaacatagaatatgaaacattttttatactgtaaataATAGGATTGATcgactattattaaaatgtagtatTAAGAGATTAGCagtgcaatatttattttatctctcTGACCCAAATGCAACACGGCTAATTTGCATTTAACAGAACCAATATGGTGTTGTaagctttaatattagagtaggtaaattgacctattatcaaaattaaaattaagtcatagagtaaagaatataGTAGAATTAAGTACATTACATAGGTatctgtattattttacatgttgatattttaataacttccaTTACCTAGTATGTTATAGCCTTAtagatacttaatatttatgtaaaatgttacaatttaaaaatattcataaattgcaaaaaaattttaaaaatccaacGAACCAACACTGATAATGTGTCACATAAAATTACGAATATaatcaaaactaataaaaattattaaacattaaatcaacatttaaaataaaatcgtaagATTTAACAGTTGACACAATTTGTAGGAAATCTttgttataaaagtaaaaatcctgatctaatttttataaattaaaaaaataaacatgaaaaacctaaaaatacttgtaaaaattTGCCCATGAAGTGGTTATCTTATAATACCCaaaatgtacttaattatttttttaatgtaccaaACAAAATTCCGAGCTCatggcacaatattattaagtttaaaataaaaagcacctcattaaatattttcctttaattatcaaacttaacataacctaaatacctaacatgtgtttgatttgtttaaataataatacatgaattATTAAAAGACAACTGACAGATGAATAAATCTTATCCTCGATCTTACcataaacaattaaatgtatttcgaaattgtaatgtacctaactacctacctaacagcttgtaccaaaataataaaaaatagtaacctATTGGAAAAACtgtcatatacctacctaaacatttttatcttatCATCATTCCCTAAAGACTTACTAAATACCTAATCTGTACCTacattgaaaatttgaattgaTATACACTAATTACTTAACTGCAGAGATACTATTACTAAAACcatattgtattcaaatgaTTAATTTCAACCGAAGTTGCaccaaatcaattattttatccaTGACAAAATAGTTAGGTATGAACAATTTTACGGTACGCAACTCCCCTACTTTTGATACCATTTCGTAGTTTTACATCGGATAAGATggacaactaaaatatatagggTTTACAGTGGTACACCACCCATGTGTGTATCATAAAGTTGCCGATATATGTACTAAAATCTATTTGGTCATGACTTCACATACTGATTAATTATTTGTTCTACTCTCCTTTGTGTACTTAGTTCCATAGAGAAAGAATGAGTCAACCAATAATGTTTTGATCATTGATATTAAAACCCTTTATTGAACTTATGGATGTTGCATTCTATAATTATCTGTTAGCAAACACAACTTGTACCATGGTGAACGCAATACCATTTCACCTTTCTCTCTAGTTTAAATAGTTAGTTTCTATTAAAGAAAGAACCAATGGCGAAAAATAACCTAACCAATTTACTAAcggtaaaaagttattttggcccacaaaaatatgtttattgaaaATAGAAATGTTATATCCATGGTTCTaacttatacataggtacagtataaagtaaaattaaaataatataaattattatacatttactttgGCATGTAGGTGGGATACCCagctaaacaaaaattatgcgGGGAGAGAGGAAAAtaggaaaaattatttaggGTATTTGTAAGGAAAAAGCCTCGGAAAACGCTTAAAATTTGGATTTATAAACATAGAAATAGACATAATTACACAcaaagttattaaatttgttagcACATTTAATAAAGAGTATTCTTACCATTGGCAAACAGTTCTTCATCGGAGAATAAAGATTCTTCGTCTACTCCTGACATGTTTGTATCTTTCGTCATCGAAGTCGTATTTCGAACATAATTATTgcacaatttcaaaattaatcgataatatagtacctatctacagtACCTAAGGgttatctaaattctaaatacattttgaaatattgaacaaGTTACGagacaattttgttatttttaccgTCTTTAATAACGAGTCACACTGTCACCGAACGTCAAAGTCGATTACTGAATAAACATTTATCATGATATTGATTCGTATCTGAATCATAGATCAAGGACCTTGTCCTCACTACGCAAGCACAGACAAATACAACAACGGCCAACGACTTTTAACAGACAACTTGAAATTGAAATCTGTTGTTCAatgtttcatttatattatggttgaatacgtcttgtatattattatacggtataCGATTTACGGTGATGACTTCATACACCAAACACCCAAACAAAAACTACGGCATCGTTTTGTCGTTAACCTAACGTTTACGACATTGTTCTGTGCGTTTACCTTACTGCCATTGCCGACTACCGTTACTACGTTCCACTCGGTGGGCGGTACGATAACAGCGGTGAACTGATAAGAGTGACAAACGATAAACCActgattttaatgattttattatcaatGGCCAATGCCATCAACACTgtgtttgtttacattttaaataactaaaatcagtaaaaatctTTACAACAATAATCCGATAATCGTCTGTCGTCCGACTTGGTAAGTTTTcacttatttgttttatatattgtttaatatggcAGAATCTATGTTGAATATCGAGGACATGGAGATCGTCTTTGACGAAGGTACACCAGACGTCTTTATGGAC
This portion of the Acyrthosiphon pisum isolate AL4f chromosome A1, pea_aphid_22Mar2018_4r6ur, whole genome shotgun sequence genome encodes:
- the LOC100168539 gene encoding uncharacterized protein LOC100168539, with product MTKDTNMSGVDEESLFSDEELFANDANDCVVKLTSTVSYEDEYQSLLFQNRDRIITKLKNDLSNVLPPPPKVTTCRLSVNDILDRWYQHEKSNFLTKKPETKELKNIDRAINWPWPEVSNVQCFDVYYNIDSKSAEMALLETKYQQRYVSNETKSLMNTGLTPQPKKERGLVIQQVKPVEQNIRLIRRKPVSKPQILAEAKAKLALIENKRRILVPGKLKRENIKPLEKSYLENRNGTDRRSISHKRALFQSPEMYCSRKRVCYSQNPNSEESSPLSALSICSDTSNTTPVKRWSAAPLSAKLFGDDDQEDKQTSKMTRTEPVKKCQRVLKFFNNTESATPKNLFNTKPSQKELSKLHKQKLLWAVSEVLKDCGVDSHHKQFRPFLQQLFKVCSKQWLQKTGSEIKTSTSEAMRALVMKHKSTVLKLKLNSPKHKDNVVTSKRKSVADVKKVLFIDTPKTDFKFEKFGSDLKTKSSTIENVVISKGINDFALYLDIKKLPCNKNTEDLPSRPVSSTSDYCSNLDIDTKDSEGIFAG